A genomic stretch from Dyella sp. M7H15-1 includes:
- the arfB gene encoding alternative ribosome rescue aminoacyl-tRNA hydrolase ArfB, which yields MLSVSRSIVLPESELVVRFLRADGPGGQHVNRTESAVELRFDVLHSPSLPDEVRARVLARSDRRLTDDGVLVIQARRFRDQGRNREDARERLTEILRNALVVPKKRIATKPTRASQQRRLEGKQQRAKVKQTRSRSWSHE from the coding sequence ATGTTATCCGTGAGCCGATCTATCGTTCTGCCGGAATCCGAGCTGGTCGTACGCTTCCTGCGTGCCGACGGGCCCGGCGGGCAGCATGTGAACCGTACCGAGAGCGCGGTCGAACTGCGCTTCGACGTGCTGCATTCACCATCGCTGCCTGACGAGGTACGCGCACGCGTGCTGGCCCGCAGTGATCGGCGTCTTACCGATGATGGCGTACTGGTAATCCAGGCCCGCCGCTTCCGCGACCAGGGGCGCAATCGCGAGGATGCCCGCGAGCGCCTGACAGAAATCTTGCGCAATGCACTGGTCGTACCCAAAAAGCGCATTGCCACCAAACCCACACGTGCCTCTCAACAGCGTCGCCTAGAAGGGAAGCAACAGCGAGCCAAAGTCAAGCAGACCCGATCACGATCCTGGAGCCACGAATGA
- a CDS encoding SCP2 sterol-binding domain-containing protein, whose amino-acid sequence MNAPAAPNLLPQPLRKLAGRALETALNQALSLDPDTQAKLAALEGRSVQLHLRGVELALAVTVEQGRLKVGPAPENSDLRVAATLGSLLSILFRRGDEGMAPGKVDIAGDAELARRLGKLVSGFTPDFEEAFARSFGDVLGVPLAKALRNGMAHARETASHLSQDGAAWLRDEAHMALAPSEVEGFLDDVDALRERTERLEARLNRLERQRRSNP is encoded by the coding sequence ATGAATGCCCCCGCCGCCCCCAACCTGCTGCCACAGCCGCTACGCAAACTCGCGGGCCGCGCGCTGGAAACTGCACTGAACCAGGCGCTGTCGCTCGATCCGGATACCCAGGCCAAGCTCGCCGCGCTTGAAGGCCGCAGCGTGCAGTTGCACCTGCGTGGAGTCGAGCTCGCACTGGCTGTCACGGTCGAGCAAGGTCGACTGAAAGTCGGCCCCGCTCCTGAAAACAGCGACCTGCGCGTGGCTGCAACACTAGGCAGCCTGCTCTCGATACTGTTCCGCCGCGGCGACGAAGGCATGGCCCCCGGCAAGGTCGACATCGCAGGCGATGCGGAACTGGCCCGCCGGCTGGGAAAGCTCGTGAGCGGCTTCACCCCGGATTTTGAAGAAGCCTTTGCGCGCAGCTTCGGCGACGTGCTGGGTGTGCCGCTGGCGAAGGCGCTGCGCAATGGCATGGCTCACGCACGCGAAACGGCTTCCCATCTAAGCCAGGACGGCGCGGCATGGCTGCGTGATGAAGCGCATATGGCACTGGCGCCGAGCGAAGTCGAAGGATTCCTCGATGACGTCGATGCGCTGCGTGAGCGCACCGAACGCCTAGAAGCACGACTCAATCGGCTAGAACGTCAACGGAGATCGAATCCGTGA
- a CDS encoding glycosyltransferase family 2 protein, translated as MNDVPRWCVLIPCLNEEKAIGHVVKSALGLGVPVIVIDDGSNDRTPAIIRTLPVTFLRHCRRQGKGEALRTGFREALRQGFDAVVTMDGDGQHLAEDIPRLVDVGKRYPNHIVIGARLLQREQQPKGRRRANAFADWGISWACAQPVADTQSGQRWYPRSALDLVELNAENFVFEAAVLIAASREKGLGIVSIPIASRYEGLFRLSHFNPVRDVLRITIYTVGRVFHYGSIFASYNRSRAQPLVIDDSYSQRTT; from the coding sequence GTGAACGACGTGCCGCGCTGGTGTGTGCTGATTCCTTGCCTCAATGAGGAAAAGGCAATTGGTCACGTAGTGAAATCAGCCCTGGGGCTTGGCGTTCCGGTGATCGTCATCGATGACGGCTCGAATGATCGTACACCTGCGATCATCCGCACATTGCCAGTGACTTTTCTGCGCCATTGCCGACGGCAAGGCAAGGGTGAAGCATTGCGCACGGGTTTTCGCGAAGCCTTACGCCAGGGATTCGACGCTGTCGTGACCATGGATGGCGACGGCCAGCACTTAGCCGAAGACATTCCACGCCTGGTCGATGTCGGCAAGCGCTATCCGAATCACATCGTCATTGGCGCGCGCCTGCTGCAGCGCGAACAGCAGCCGAAGGGCCGTCGTCGTGCAAACGCCTTTGCCGACTGGGGTATCTCCTGGGCCTGCGCGCAACCGGTAGCCGATACCCAAAGTGGTCAGCGCTGGTATCCGCGCAGTGCGCTGGATCTGGTGGAGTTGAACGCCGAGAATTTCGTGTTTGAAGCCGCTGTACTCATCGCGGCGTCACGCGAAAAGGGACTCGGGATTGTCTCGATCCCGATCGCTTCGCGCTATGAAGGCTTGTTCCGGCTCAGCCATTTCAACCCCGTGCGCGATGTGTTGCGCATTACGATATACACCGTCGGTCGGGTCTTTCATTACGGCAGTATCTTTGCCAGCTATAACCGCTCGCGCGCCCAGCCGCTGGTGATTGACGATAGCTATTCACAACGTACCACCTAG
- the gpmA gene encoding 2,3-diphosphoglycerate-dependent phosphoglycerate mutase codes for MHKLVLIRHGQSQWNLENRFSGWADVDITEQGAAEACEAGELLVQDGYQFDVAHTSVLKRAVRTLWHVQDAMDLMWIPVVTEWRLNERHYGALTGLNKAETAAKYGEDQVKVWRRSYDIPPPALGCDANPSLRDPRYAELDPKLIPDTECLKDTVARVMPYWNEVLAPVISAGQRVLLVAHGNSIRALVKYLDGISDEDIVELNIPNGVPLVYEFDDKLKPLRHYYLGDAAAIAAKMAAVANQGKAK; via the coding sequence ATGCACAAGCTCGTATTGATCCGTCACGGCCAATCCCAGTGGAACCTCGAAAACCGCTTCAGCGGCTGGGCCGACGTCGATATCACTGAACAGGGGGCGGCAGAGGCCTGTGAGGCTGGTGAGCTGTTGGTCCAGGATGGCTATCAGTTCGATGTGGCGCATACCTCGGTGCTCAAGCGCGCCGTACGCACTCTGTGGCATGTGCAGGATGCGATGGATCTGATGTGGATTCCGGTGGTGACCGAGTGGCGTCTCAACGAGCGTCATTACGGCGCCCTGACCGGTCTCAACAAGGCCGAAACGGCTGCGAAATACGGCGAGGATCAGGTGAAGGTCTGGCGCCGCAGCTATGACATTCCTCCGCCGGCATTGGGGTGTGATGCAAACCCTTCATTGCGCGATCCGCGCTACGCCGAACTCGATCCCAAGCTGATTCCGGATACCGAATGCCTAAAAGATACGGTGGCCCGCGTCATGCCGTACTGGAATGAGGTGCTAGCACCGGTAATCAGCGCTGGTCAGCGCGTACTGCTGGTCGCGCACGGCAATTCGATCCGCGCACTGGTGAAATACCTTGATGGTATTTCTGATGAGGACATCGTCGAGCTCAACATTCCTAACGGTGTACCACTGGTTTACGAATTCGACGATAAGCTCAAGCCGCTGCGCCATTATTATCTGGGTGATGCCGCTGCCATTGCAGCGAAAATGGCTGCGGTGGCCAATCAGGGTAAGGCCAAGTAA
- a CDS encoding sodium:proton antiporter — protein sequence MSIELGLMLAGMLTIGFFAQWLAWRVKLPAILFLLLAGILLGPVSHVLDPDKLLGQLLFPIVSLSVALILFEGSLTLRFHELSGISHVVRGLVSYGAVVALLLLAVAGHYFAGMGWDLALLFGALTCVTGPTVIVPMLRTLRPNARIANTLRWEGIVIDPLGALFAVLIYEAIVSRHQGHAIGVFLTTVLVGVACGGIAALVLAFFLRRQLIPEYLQNFGALAMVLLSFTLSNEFAHDSGLLAVTVMGIALCNMRDVHIDDILDFKEHLTILLVSMLFILLAARLSWPLPSGTLWAGIAIFLAAQFVVRPISVIVSSIGSSMTWRERALISWVAPRGIVAASVSALFSLRMAHLGVSGSELLVPLVFILIIGTVILQSATSRPLARWLKVAEPEPHGVLIYGSDAVARAIGRALKEAGFHVLLADDDWDGIRRARMEGFGTFYGNPVSAHADLNLDLIGIGQMLGLCTQRERNSLACLHYQQEFGREKVYRLRNLAPQDTNHRKALSDRLLVPALFEEGMTHARFAELLIRGWRIKSTGLTTTFDWPHFVEQYGSNSLLLFGVDEKHVLRVAVERRVLEPRPGWTVIVLVPPEAVGF from the coding sequence ATGAGTATCGAACTTGGACTGATGCTAGCTGGCATGCTAACCATTGGATTCTTCGCACAATGGCTGGCGTGGCGAGTAAAGCTTCCGGCCATTCTGTTCCTGTTGCTGGCCGGCATCCTGCTAGGGCCGGTCAGCCATGTGCTGGATCCAGACAAGCTGCTTGGCCAGTTGTTGTTTCCTATTGTCTCGCTCTCGGTCGCGCTGATCCTGTTCGAAGGTAGTCTGACGCTGCGTTTCCACGAATTGTCGGGCATCAGCCATGTCGTGCGCGGGTTGGTCAGCTATGGTGCCGTGGTAGCCTTGCTGCTGCTTGCCGTTGCCGGGCACTACTTCGCCGGCATGGGCTGGGATCTGGCGCTGCTTTTTGGTGCGCTAACCTGCGTGACTGGCCCCACCGTCATCGTGCCGATGCTGCGCACCCTGCGGCCGAATGCGCGCATTGCCAATACCTTGCGCTGGGAAGGCATCGTGATCGATCCGCTCGGCGCGCTGTTCGCCGTGTTGATCTACGAAGCCATCGTGTCGCGTCATCAGGGGCACGCGATCGGCGTGTTCCTCACCACGGTGCTTGTCGGTGTTGCTTGTGGTGGTATTGCGGCGCTGGTGCTGGCTTTTTTTCTGCGCCGCCAGCTTATCCCCGAGTACCTGCAAAACTTCGGTGCACTGGCCATGGTGCTGCTGTCGTTTACGCTGTCAAACGAGTTTGCCCATGACTCCGGTTTGCTGGCAGTTACTGTGATGGGCATAGCCTTGTGCAACATGCGCGATGTGCATATCGACGACATCCTGGATTTCAAAGAGCATCTCACCATATTGCTGGTATCGATGCTGTTCATCCTGCTGGCGGCACGATTGAGCTGGCCTTTACCGTCCGGAACCTTGTGGGCGGGTATTGCCATCTTCCTGGCGGCGCAATTCGTCGTACGTCCAATCAGCGTGATCGTCTCCAGTATCGGCAGCAGCATGACCTGGCGCGAACGCGCACTTATTTCATGGGTGGCGCCGCGCGGAATTGTGGCCGCTTCGGTTTCCGCATTGTTTTCGCTGCGCATGGCGCATCTTGGCGTGTCCGGCAGTGAGCTGCTGGTGCCGCTGGTGTTTATCCTCATCATCGGTACGGTGATTCTGCAAAGCGCCACCTCACGCCCGCTGGCGCGTTGGTTGAAAGTTGCCGAGCCGGAACCACATGGCGTGTTGATCTACGGCTCCGATGCTGTCGCTCGTGCGATCGGGAGAGCCCTCAAGGAAGCTGGCTTTCATGTATTGCTGGCAGATGATGATTGGGACGGTATTCGTCGTGCACGAATGGAAGGTTTTGGCACGTTCTATGGCAATCCGGTTTCGGCGCATGCCGATCTCAATCTAGATCTGATCGGCATCGGGCAAATGCTGGGGCTTTGCACGCAGCGCGAGCGCAATTCGCTGGCGTGTCTGCACTATCAGCAAGAATTCGGGCGCGAGAAAGTGTATCGGCTACGCAACCTGGCACCGCAGGATACCAATCATCGCAAGGCGCTGAGCGATCGTTTGCTAGTGCCCGCGCTGTTTGAAGAGGGCATGACACATGCCCGATTTGCGGAGTTACTGATACGCGGTTGGCGTATCAAATCCACTGGGCTGACCACAACCTTCGACTGGCCGCATTTTGTTGAGCAATATGGCTCAAATTCGTTGCTGCTGTTTGGGGTGGATGAAAAACACGTGCTGCGTGTGGCAGTGGAGCGGCGTGTATTGGAGCCACGGCCTGGTTGGACGGTTATTGTGCTGGTGCCGCCAGAAGCCGTGGGATTTTGA
- the glnK gene encoding P-II family nitrogen regulator, with the protein MKWVVAVIKPFKLDDVREALAEIGVQGITVTEVKGFGRQKGHTELYRGAEYVVDFLPKIKLEVAVSDDQLERVVEAITQSARTGKIGDGKIFVSHLEQVIRIRTGELDHDAL; encoded by the coding sequence ATGAAATGGGTTGTGGCAGTGATCAAGCCGTTCAAGCTGGACGATGTCCGTGAGGCCCTGGCCGAGATAGGCGTACAGGGCATTACAGTAACCGAGGTCAAGGGTTTCGGACGCCAGAAAGGTCATACCGAACTTTATCGCGGAGCCGAGTATGTGGTCGATTTCCTACCCAAGATCAAGCTGGAAGTGGCGGTATCGGACGATCAGCTCGAGCGAGTCGTGGAGGCTATTACCCAGTCGGCCCGCACCGGCAAGATCGGCGACGGCAAGATTTTCGTCAGCCATCTGGAACAGGTGATCCGCATTCGCACCGGCGAACTGGATCACGACGCGTTGTGA
- a CDS encoding 1-acyl-sn-glycerol-3-phosphate acyltransferase, which translates to MSEPILPPVPAQAPLLNSRFWPWLMRCLLRLSGWRLLGQLPDLPKLILIGAPHSSYWDGIWGLMMKIGLGVNINIMIKREVLDGPLGIVLRPIGLIPINRSAALNVVGQMVKRFQEHDRMWLGITPEGTRKHVKHWKSGFLRIAHDAQVPIQTVFIDYPSKTFTLGPLIHASDDPDADMATIRAMFQPYRGKYRNTE; encoded by the coding sequence ATGAGCGAGCCCATTCTGCCGCCAGTGCCAGCGCAAGCCCCGCTGCTCAACAGTCGCTTCTGGCCTTGGTTGATGCGCTGCCTGCTGCGGCTCTCCGGTTGGCGTTTGCTCGGTCAGCTACCCGATCTGCCGAAGCTGATCCTCATCGGCGCACCACATTCGTCTTATTGGGACGGCATTTGGGGGCTGATGATGAAGATCGGACTTGGCGTCAACATCAACATCATGATCAAGCGCGAAGTGCTGGACGGGCCACTCGGTATCGTCTTGCGTCCGATCGGCCTGATTCCCATCAACCGCAGCGCCGCACTGAACGTGGTCGGCCAAATGGTGAAGCGTTTTCAGGAGCACGATCGCATGTGGCTGGGCATTACGCCCGAAGGCACGCGCAAGCATGTTAAACATTGGAAATCGGGCTTTTTGCGCATTGCGCACGATGCGCAGGTGCCGATCCAGACGGTGTTTATCGATTATCCCAGCAAGACCTTTACGCTCGGACCGCTGATCCATGCCAGCGATGATCCCGATGCAGACATGGCCACGATTCGTGCGATGTTCCAGCCCTATCGCGGCAAATATCGCAATACGGAATAA
- a CDS encoding accessory factor UbiK family protein: MMGRQDIDQIALRLVSLVPPGLADAHKDLRANFRDILAQGLRHLELVTREEFDVQTQVLARTCARVEELERRVAELEAGAPPQGA, from the coding sequence ATGATGGGGAGGCAGGATATCGATCAAATTGCCCTTCGACTTGTTTCGTTGGTACCGCCAGGGCTGGCAGACGCGCACAAGGATCTGCGCGCCAATTTTCGCGATATCCTGGCGCAGGGACTGCGCCATCTCGAGCTAGTTACCCGAGAGGAGTTCGACGTTCAGACCCAGGTATTGGCGCGAACCTGCGCCCGGGTTGAGGAACTCGAGAGGCGCGTAGCGGAGTTGGAGGCTGGCGCGCCACCTCAAGGGGCATAG
- a CDS encoding YifB family Mg chelatase-like AAA ATPase, producing MSLAVTLSRAQEGVAAPQVMVEVHLSGGLPSTHIVGLPEAAVREARDRVRVAIQSAAFEYPNRKVTVNLAPAELPKDGGRFDLAIALGILAAGHQVPREKLDDCEFLGELALSGQLRPVSGVLPALLRARARGRRVVVPRANADEAALISEVDVRVADTLTDVCSWLRGAQELPQPTSSFTLTSDNASLDLIDVRGQLQARRALEIAAVGGHHLLLMGPPGTGKTMLAERLPGILPPMTESEALETCAVMSVAGQPVDPAQWRRRPFRAPHHTASGAALVGGGSQPRPGEISLAHNGVLFLDEFPEFSRHVLEVLREPMESGHILISRAARQLSFPAQFQLVAAMNPCPCGYAGDTRQRCRCTPDQVLRYRSRISGPLLDRIDLCMEVPIVPLSELSSPRTTQDEDSATIRTRVIRARQHALARAGRPNAEISTRELERDCALGPAERRWFDGALERLGLSARAYHRTLRVARTIADLDNGAAALDRQHLAESLQYRRLSLLSD from the coding sequence ATGAGCTTGGCTGTCACGCTAAGTCGTGCCCAGGAGGGCGTCGCAGCTCCACAGGTGATGGTGGAAGTGCATCTTTCTGGTGGTTTGCCCAGTACCCATATCGTTGGTTTGCCCGAGGCGGCTGTCCGCGAGGCGCGCGATCGCGTGCGGGTGGCCATCCAGAGCGCCGCATTCGAATACCCCAACCGCAAGGTCACGGTGAATCTGGCCCCTGCCGAATTGCCCAAGGATGGCGGTCGTTTCGATCTGGCCATCGCCCTGGGTATCCTGGCGGCTGGTCACCAGGTACCGCGCGAAAAGCTCGACGATTGCGAATTCCTCGGCGAACTGGCTCTTTCCGGCCAGCTGCGGCCGGTTTCGGGGGTGCTGCCCGCCTTGCTTAGGGCAAGGGCTCGCGGGCGACGGGTGGTCGTGCCGCGAGCCAATGCCGATGAGGCTGCGCTGATTTCCGAGGTCGACGTCCGCGTGGCGGACACGCTCACCGATGTCTGCAGCTGGCTACGGGGGGCGCAGGAACTGCCGCAGCCCACTTCATCCTTCACCCTGACCAGTGACAACGCCAGTCTCGACCTGATCGATGTACGTGGTCAGTTACAAGCGCGCCGTGCGCTGGAAATTGCCGCAGTAGGCGGTCATCACCTGTTGCTGATGGGGCCGCCTGGCACGGGCAAGACCATGCTCGCCGAGCGACTGCCAGGCATCTTGCCGCCAATGACCGAGTCCGAAGCGCTGGAAACTTGCGCCGTGATGTCTGTCGCCGGCCAGCCTGTTGACCCTGCGCAATGGCGACGCCGCCCCTTTCGTGCGCCGCATCACACAGCATCGGGCGCAGCGCTGGTAGGTGGTGGCTCGCAGCCCAGGCCGGGCGAGATTTCACTGGCGCACAACGGCGTGCTGTTCCTTGACGAATTTCCCGAGTTCAGCCGTCACGTGCTGGAAGTGCTACGCGAGCCGATGGAATCTGGGCATATCCTTATTTCACGTGCGGCGCGCCAGTTGAGCTTCCCCGCGCAGTTCCAGCTTGTTGCGGCCATGAATCCCTGTCCCTGCGGATATGCAGGGGATACTCGTCAGCGCTGCCGCTGCACGCCGGACCAAGTCTTGCGCTACCGCTCGCGTATTTCCGGGCCGTTGCTGGATCGCATCGATCTGTGCATGGAAGTCCCCATCGTGCCGCTAAGCGAATTAAGCTCCCCGCGTACCACCCAGGACGAAGATTCCGCCACCATCCGCACACGCGTCATCCGCGCGCGCCAGCATGCACTTGCGCGTGCCGGCCGACCAAATGCCGAAATCAGTACTCGGGAGTTGGAGCGCGACTGTGCGCTAGGCCCGGCCGAGCGTCGCTGGTTCGATGGCGCGCTCGAACGATTAGGTTTGTCGGCACGTGCCTACCACCGGACACTGCGCGTTGCCCGTACGATTGCCGACCTAGACAACGGCGCTGCCGCGCTTGATCGCCAACATCTGGCTGAGTCCTTGCAGTACCGGCGTTTGTCCCTGCTCTCAGATTAG
- the hemF gene encoding oxygen-dependent coproporphyrinogen oxidase, producing MSSDQVERAEHFLRGLQDQVCQAVEQNDGQARFMEDVWTRPAGGGGRTRVLRDGTVFEQGGVNFSRVHGDKLPPSATAHRPELAGGSFVAIGVSLVLHPCNPYLPTTHANVRYFEASKPGVEPVWWFGGGFDLTPFYPFDDDVRHWHAVARDLCAPYGEDVYARYKKWCDEYFYLKHRTETRGVGGLFYDDLNEGGFERCFAFTQAVGQGFLDAYLPIVERRKDTPYGEREREFQLYRRGRYVEFNLVYDRGTLFGLQSGGRAESILMSLPPRVRFEYAYQPEEGSAEARLAEYLKPRDWV from the coding sequence ATGAGCAGCGACCAAGTCGAGCGGGCCGAGCACTTTTTGCGGGGTTTGCAGGATCAGGTCTGCCAGGCGGTCGAGCAAAACGATGGGCAGGCTCGGTTTATGGAGGATGTGTGGACACGTCCCGCGGGTGGTGGTGGTCGTACCCGTGTCTTGCGTGATGGCACGGTGTTCGAACAGGGCGGGGTGAATTTTTCGCGGGTGCACGGCGACAAGTTGCCGCCTAGCGCTACCGCGCATCGGCCTGAGCTGGCGGGCGGAAGTTTTGTCGCGATCGGTGTGTCGCTGGTGCTGCATCCGTGCAATCCCTACCTGCCCACTACGCATGCCAATGTTCGCTATTTCGAGGCGAGCAAGCCTGGGGTCGAACCTGTGTGGTGGTTCGGCGGTGGATTCGATCTTACACCGTTCTATCCTTTTGACGATGATGTGCGGCATTGGCATGCCGTGGCGCGAGACCTGTGCGCGCCATATGGTGAAGATGTCTATGCGCGGTACAAAAAATGGTGCGATGAGTATTTCTATCTCAAGCATCGCACCGAGACACGTGGTGTCGGTGGCCTGTTCTATGACGACCTCAACGAAGGTGGTTTCGAGCGCTGCTTTGCCTTCACGCAGGCAGTGGGACAGGGTTTTCTGGATGCCTATCTGCCGATTGTCGAGCGCCGCAAGGACACGCCGTATGGTGAGCGCGAGCGTGAATTCCAACTCTACCGGCGCGGTCGCTACGTGGAATTCAACCTGGTGTACGACCGTGGCACCTTATTCGGCTTGCAATCGGGCGGACGCGCCGAATCCATCTTGATGAGTTTGCCGCCGCGCGTGCGTTTTGAATATGCGTATCAGCCGGAGGAGGGTTCGGCTGAAGCGCGGCTTGCGGAGTACCTCAAGCCGCGCGATTGGGTTTGA